One part of the Candidatus Neomarinimicrobiota bacterium genome encodes these proteins:
- a CDS encoding PorV/PorQ family protein — protein sequence MILRNLFQCKRVLSIFLILGFCSISFVNAGAGAQFLQIFPAVHIAGLGGAFTAYDGNIESIFWNPSSIMSVGYRMAMFNNANYFAGVRHASFAFLQPFENNTLGISFIALLSGEIEETTEIEDEGTGHTFTANDYAFGLTYSRAMTDKFNAGITIKLLNLNLAKVSATTISFDFGALYKMKILGNLRIGFAIRNYGPDFRYKGEGLIGYTKKSDNPFAEEDVKYELVSASTPLPMSFHLGIASDIYNSGFSKISLCFDITNGIDQKENFLFGIEYCISDFLYIDISHSNLKALSCGWRNYSSLGGNMRGANWGAGINLGKFFDKIFWFGYSFESHRYLPPVQRYGVKLKF from the coding sequence ATGATTTTAAGGAATCTATTTCAATGTAAAAGAGTTTTGTCAATATTTCTCATATTAGGATTTTGTAGTATCAGTTTTGTTAACGCGGGTGCGGGTGCCCAGTTCTTACAGATATTTCCCGCTGTACATATAGCAGGTCTCGGTGGGGCTTTTACAGCATACGATGGAAACATTGAATCCATTTTCTGGAATCCATCCTCTATAATGTCGGTTGGATACCGAATGGCGATGTTTAATAACGCCAATTATTTTGCAGGGGTAAGGCATGCAAGTTTCGCATTCCTTCAGCCTTTCGAGAATAATACACTGGGGATATCTTTTATTGCCCTCCTGAGTGGAGAAATTGAGGAAACAACAGAAATTGAAGATGAAGGTACAGGTCATACTTTCACTGCTAATGATTATGCCTTTGGTTTGACCTACTCCAGAGCCATGACCGATAAGTTTAATGCCGGAATCACAATAAAGTTATTAAATCTCAATCTTGCTAAAGTATCGGCAACAACTATTAGCTTTGATTTCGGAGCATTATATAAAATGAAAATTTTAGGTAATCTTAGAATTGGATTTGCAATCAGGAATTATGGACCAGATTTTCGATATAAGGGTGAAGGATTGATCGGTTATACTAAAAAGTCTGATAATCCCTTTGCGGAGGAGGATGTCAAATATGAACTGGTATCAGCCTCTACTCCACTACCTATGAGTTTTCACCTTGGAATTGCGTCTGATATATACAATTCCGGGTTTAGCAAAATATCTTTATGCTTTGATATAACTAATGGTATTGATCAGAAGGAGAATTTTTTGTTTGGAATTGAATATTGTATTTCGGATTTTTTATATATTGATATTTCCCATTCAAATTTGAAAGCTTTGTCTTGTGGTTGGCGGAATTATTCCTCCCTTGGAGGCAATATGCGGGGAGCCAATTGGGGAGCTGGAATTAATCTTGGTAAATTTTTTGATAAAATATTCTGGTTTGGCTATTCTTTTGAATCACATAGATATCTCCCCCCAGTTCAAAGATATGGTGTAAAGTTGAAATTTTAA